One genomic region from Haloarcula sp. DT43 encodes:
- a CDS encoding YihY/virulence factor BrkB family protein: MRFSRARTEEVLRALVHEVRAERLTFMAGSIAYHAFLSILPLLLLVLTFVQRTENVALSTSIVNIMEAVLTAQASGVIQQGLSEADASVSLLGVGFLFWGSLRIFRGLDTAFSDIYETGASNTFLDQLRDGLLLLVTVAVAILSASALGNAVPDGGSGPAWAVVGGFVRAAGLFVVFYPMYYVFPDTDVEPLEVVPGVAFAAVGLTVAQVLFTAFKSGSTGGNLIASILVLLSWLYVIGLIVLLGAAVNAVLSNRSEDVDIAPVVGGVAQQNTERETAMARDDLLADLDALGDRLQRGSGTITVEVGTERTELDCPETATVDRSSDVFGLDRSVALTLRWWPEDD; encoded by the coding sequence GCACGGAGGAAGTCCTGCGGGCCCTCGTTCACGAAGTCAGGGCGGAACGGCTCACGTTCATGGCTGGCTCGATAGCCTACCACGCGTTCCTGTCGATTCTCCCGCTGTTGTTGCTGGTGTTGACCTTCGTCCAGCGGACGGAGAACGTCGCGCTCAGCACCTCTATCGTCAATATCATGGAAGCCGTCCTGACGGCCCAGGCAAGCGGCGTCATCCAGCAGGGGCTCAGCGAGGCCGACGCGTCCGTGTCGCTTCTGGGCGTGGGCTTTCTCTTCTGGGGGTCGCTGCGCATCTTCCGCGGGCTGGACACGGCCTTCTCGGACATCTACGAGACGGGCGCGTCGAACACGTTCCTCGACCAGCTCCGCGACGGCCTGCTCCTGCTCGTGACCGTCGCCGTGGCGATACTCAGCGCCAGCGCGCTCGGTAACGCCGTGCCCGACGGCGGGAGCGGGCCGGCGTGGGCGGTCGTCGGCGGGTTTGTCCGTGCCGCCGGCCTCTTCGTCGTCTTCTACCCGATGTACTACGTCTTCCCGGACACCGACGTCGAACCGCTGGAGGTGGTCCCCGGCGTCGCCTTCGCCGCCGTCGGACTCACGGTCGCGCAGGTCCTGTTCACGGCGTTCAAATCCGGCTCGACGGGCGGGAACCTCATCGCCAGCATCCTCGTCTTGCTCTCGTGGCTGTACGTCATCGGCCTGATTGTCCTGCTCGGCGCGGCCGTCAACGCCGTCCTCTCGAACCGCTCCGAGGACGTGGACATCGCGCCGGTCGTCGGCGGCGTGGCCCAGCAGAACACCGAGCGGGAGACGGCGATGGCCCGAGACGACCTGCTCGCTGACCTGGACGCGCTCGGCGACCGTCTGCAGCGCGGGAGCGGGACGATAACCGTCGAGGTCGGGACCGAACGGACCGAACTCGACTGTCCCGAGACCGCGACCGTCGACCGCTCGTCGGACGTGTTCGGACTCGACCGGTCGGTCGCGCTCACGCTCCGGTGGTGGCCGGAGGACGACTAG